Proteins encoded within one genomic window of Chitinivibrionales bacterium:
- a CDS encoding methyltransferase domain-containing protein, which translates to MAGTFFINLRNTLFKPQKLWYVLLRWYKTNFLWQRRFNSLREPKVSAEIIDTPETYTRIISDLGAAGIPVKTVSIDKDEYERYCAAARYRRFPEYLKGGRTPEFPKKSLEHFLAAKLLGLNAHDRYIDVANNNSPVPEMYSELYGCTSYRQDLAFESALTDHVIGGNADNMPVANDFASAMALHCSFEHFEGGSDTGFIREAQRVLSPGGRVVIVPLYLFTHYAVITDPSVLPKEGIFFEPDATLHCLKGYGNRHGRIYDVPHFVNRIYHHRGQMNMQLFYFENTMDIDPSGCVRFAALLQKP; encoded by the coding sequence ATGGCCGGCACCTTTTTCATCAATCTCCGCAACACACTCTTCAAACCCCAGAAGCTCTGGTATGTCCTTTTGCGCTGGTACAAAACCAATTTTCTCTGGCAGCGCCGTTTCAACAGCCTTCGCGAGCCGAAAGTCTCGGCGGAAATCATAGACACGCCCGAAACCTATACAAGAATCATTTCCGACCTGGGCGCCGCGGGCATCCCGGTGAAGACGGTGTCCATTGACAAAGACGAATACGAACGGTATTGCGCTGCCGCGCGGTATCGGCGGTTCCCGGAATACCTCAAGGGCGGCCGCACCCCGGAATTTCCCAAAAAATCACTGGAGCATTTTCTTGCCGCAAAGCTTCTTGGGCTAAATGCCCACGACCGCTACATCGACGTGGCGAACAACAATTCGCCGGTGCCGGAGATGTATTCGGAGCTGTACGGCTGCACCAGTTACCGGCAGGACCTCGCGTTTGAATCTGCGTTGACGGACCACGTGATCGGCGGCAACGCGGATAACATGCCTGTTGCCAATGACTTTGCGAGCGCCATGGCGCTTCACTGCTCCTTCGAACATTTCGAAGGCGGCTCAGATACCGGTTTTATCCGCGAGGCGCAGCGGGTGCTTTCGCCGGGCGGCAGGGTGGTCATTGTCCCGCTGTACCTTTTCACGCATTACGCCGTTATCACCGACCCGTCGGTGCTGCCGAAGGAAGGCATTTTCTTCGAGCCCGACGCTACCCTGCATTGCCTCAAGGGTTATGGGAACCGCCACGGCAGGATTTACGACGTACCGCATTTTGTCAATAGAATCTATCACCACCGCGGACAGATGAACATGCAGCTGTTTTATTTTGAAAACACCATGGACATCGATCCTTCCGGCTGCGTCCGGTTTGCGGCGCTCCTGCAAAAGCCGTGA